The following proteins are encoded in a genomic region of Apis mellifera strain DH4 linkage group LG14, Amel_HAv3.1, whole genome shotgun sequence:
- the LOC408474 gene encoding apyrase precursor (The RefSeq protein has 1 substitution compared to this genomic sequence), with amino-acid sequence MRLAREKIGQEFRMNCNHGGRIYRLLLPLLLLAPICHGSTGRGARYPGRSDLFELSVIHLNDFHARFEQTNPRSGTCQEGQETSCVGGIARISTAVNRLLKERPNAIFLNAGDHYQGTLWYTVHRWNVTATFMNMLPHDAMTIGNHEFDNNVEGVVPFLKMVKAPVVVTNIDATEEPTMQGLYKNSTIIERNGTKIGVIGVILSSTNKIATTGKLKFLDEVETVNEEAGRLKSQGVDIIIVLSHCGLDVDRIMAAKCPLIDLVVGGHSHTSLYTGPPPFIDKPEDKYPVEVVQEGSNRTVLIVQAAAFTKYLGNLTVWFDGKGEVVDWDGNPILLDKSIEQDPEIVKALQPWKVVVDEQANVKIAKSRVYLDNECRKKECNFGNLITDAMVDSYVEKAENKTVWTYAAVGVMNTGGIRIPIDSAGRYITYSDLLMAQPFENTWDILELNGSCILQILNMKEKLTWSGLKVIYTGSSKIVKEVKIRCRACEVPKFEDLRQDEWYRIVVPTFLVGAGDGFVPFKSCGRNHEVGYLDSEQLANYMKKISPILVGEDRRTIFLNENDPNDQ; translated from the exons ATGCGACTCGCTAGGGAAAAGATTGGCCAGGAATTTCGGATGAATTGCAACCACGGTGGCCGAATTTATCGGCTCTTGTTGCCCTTGTTGCTCCTCGCCCCGATATGCCACGGATCCACCGGAAGAGGAGCGCGTTATCCGGGACGATCGGATTTGTTCGAGTTGTCGGTGATACATCTGAACGATTTCCACGCGAG GTTCGAGCAAACCAATCCACGATCCGGAACGTGTCAAGAGGGGCAGGAGACGAGCTGCGTGGGGGGAATAGCGAGGATTTCCACGGCTGTGAATCGGTTGTTGAAGGAGAGGCCGAACGCGATCTTCCTCAACGCTGGGGACCATTATCAGGGGACTCTGTGGTACACCGTTCATCGTTGGAACGTGACCGCTACGTTCATGAACATGCTGCCCCACGACGCGAtg ACTATAGGGAACCACGAATTCGATAATAACGTGGAGGGTGTGGTgccatttttgaaaatggtCAAGGCACCCGTCGTGGTGACCAATATCGACGCGACCGAGGAACCGACCATGCAG GGCTTGTACAAGAACAGCACGATCATCGAGAGAAATGGGACGAAGATCGGAGTGATCGGCGTTATTCTATCAAGCACAAAC AAAATCGCCACCACCGGGAAATTAAAGTTTCTGGACGAGGTGGAAACGGTGAACGAGGAGGCGGGCAGATTGAAATCCCAAGGGGTCGATATTATCATCGTTTTGAGCCACTGCGGCCTGGACGTGGACAGGATAATGGCGGCCAAGTGCCCTTTGATCGACCTCGTCGTCGGCGGTCACTCCCACACGTTTCTTTACACCG GACCACCCCCGTTCATCGATAAACCTGAGGACAAATATCCGGTGGAGGTGGTCCAGGAGGGGAGCAACAGAACCGTGTTGATCGTTCAAGCCGCGGCTTTCACAAA GTACTTGGGAAACTTGACGGTGTGGTTCGATGGGAAAGGAGAGGTGGTCGATTGGGACGGAAATCCGATTCTACTCGACAAATCGATCGAGCAAg ATCCAGAGATCGTGAAGGCTTTGCAACCGTGGAAGGTGGTCGTGGACGAGCAAGCGAACGTGAAGATAGCTAAATCGAGGGTGTATCTGGACAACGAATGCCGGAAGAAGGAGTGTAACTTTGGAAATTTGATCACGGACGCTATGGTAGACTCG TACGTGGAGAAAGCGGAGAATAAAACCGTTTGGACTTACGCCGCTGTCGGCGTTATGAATACCGGAGGGATACGGATTCCCATCGACTCGGCGGGCAGATATATTACGTATTCCGATCTGTTGATGGCTCAACCTTTCGAGAACACGTGGGACATTCTCGAGTTAAATGGCAGCTGCATCTTGCAG ATCTTGAACATGAAAGAAAAGTTGACATGGTCGGGTTTAAAAGTGATTTACACGGGTAGTTCCAAGATCGTGAAAGAGGTTAAAATAAG ATGTCGAGCTTGCGAGGTGCCGAAATTCGAAGACTTGAGGCAAGACGAATGGTACAGAATCGTGGTGCCAACGTTTCTCGTCGGAGCAGGGGACGGATTCGTCCCCTTCAAAAGCTGCGGAAGGAATCACGAGGTCGGATACTTGGACTCGGAACAATTGGCCAATTACATGAAGAAGATCAGCCCGATACTGGTCGGGGAGGATCGTCGGACGatctttttaaacgaaaatgatCCCAACGATCAATGA
- the LOC408474 gene encoding apyrase isoform X1 has product MPFQRKISKMRLAREKIGQEFRMNCNHGGRIYRLLLPLLLLAPICHGSTGRGARYPGRSDLFELSVIHLNDFHARFEQTNPRSGTCQEGQETSCVGGIARISTAVNRLLKERPNAIFLNAGDHYQGTLWYTVHRWNVTATFMNMLPHDAMTIGNHEFDNNVEGVVPFLKMVKAPVVVTNIDATEEPTMQGLYKNSTIIERNGTKIGVIGVILSSTNKIATTGKLKFLDEVETVNEEAGRLKSQGVDIIIVLSHCGLDVDRIMAAKCPLIDLVVGGHSHTFLYTGPPPFIDKPEDKYPVEVVQEGSNRTVLIVQAAAFTKYLGNLTVWFDGKGEVVDWDGNPILLDKSIEQDPEIVKALQPWKVVVDEQANVKIAKSRVYLDNECRKKECNFGNLITDAMVDSYVEKAENKTVWTYAAVGVMNTGGIRIPIDSAGRYITYSDLLMAQPFENTWDILELNGSCILQILNMKEKLTWSGLKVIYTGSSKIVKEVKIRCRACEVPKFEDLRQDEWYRIVVPTFLVGAGDGFVPFKSCGRNHEVGYLDSEQLANYMKKISPILVGEDRRTIFLNENDPNDQ; this is encoded by the exons ATGCCCTTCCAGAGAAAGATTTCAAAGATGCGACTCGCTAGGGAAAAGATTGGCCAGGAATTTCGGATGAATTGCAACCACGGTGGCCGAATTTATCGGCTCTTGTTGCCCTTGTTGCTCCTCGCCCCGATATGCCACGGATCCACCGGAAGAGGAGCGCGTTATCCGGGACGATCGGATTTGTTCGAGTTGTCGGTGATACATCTGAACGATTTCCACGCGAG GTTCGAGCAAACCAATCCACGATCCGGAACGTGTCAAGAGGGGCAGGAGACGAGCTGCGTGGGGGGAATAGCGAGGATTTCCACGGCTGTGAATCGGTTGTTGAAGGAGAGGCCGAACGCGATCTTCCTCAACGCTGGGGACCATTATCAGGGGACTCTGTGGTACACCGTTCATCGTTGGAACGTGACCGCTACGTTCATGAACATGCTGCCCCACGACGCGAtg ACTATAGGGAACCACGAATTCGATAATAACGTGGAGGGTGTGGTgccatttttgaaaatggtCAAGGCACCCGTCGTGGTGACCAATATCGACGCGACCGAGGAACCGACCATGCAG GGCTTGTACAAGAACAGCACGATCATCGAGAGAAATGGGACGAAGATCGGAGTGATCGGCGTTATTCTATCAAGCACAAAC AAAATCGCCACCACCGGGAAATTAAAGTTTCTGGACGAGGTGGAAACGGTGAACGAGGAGGCGGGCAGATTGAAATCCCAAGGGGTCGATATTATCATCGTTTTGAGCCACTGCGGCCTGGACGTGGACAGGATAATGGCGGCCAAGTGCCCTTTGATCGACCTCGTCGTCGGCGGTCACTCCCACACGTTTCTTTACACCG GACCACCCCCGTTCATCGATAAACCTGAGGACAAATATCCGGTGGAGGTGGTCCAGGAGGGGAGCAACAGAACCGTGTTGATCGTTCAAGCCGCGGCTTTCACAAA GTACTTGGGAAACTTGACGGTGTGGTTCGATGGGAAAGGAGAGGTGGTCGATTGGGACGGAAATCCGATTCTACTCGACAAATCGATCGAGCAAg ATCCAGAGATCGTGAAGGCTTTGCAACCGTGGAAGGTGGTCGTGGACGAGCAAGCGAACGTGAAGATAGCTAAATCGAGGGTGTATCTGGACAACGAATGCCGGAAGAAGGAGTGTAACTTTGGAAATTTGATCACGGACGCTATGGTAGACTCG TACGTGGAGAAAGCGGAGAATAAAACCGTTTGGACTTACGCCGCTGTCGGCGTTATGAATACCGGAGGGATACGGATTCCCATCGACTCGGCGGGCAGATATATTACGTATTCCGATCTGTTGATGGCTCAACCTTTCGAGAACACGTGGGACATTCTCGAGTTAAATGGCAGCTGCATCTTGCAG ATCTTGAACATGAAAGAAAAGTTGACATGGTCGGGTTTAAAAGTGATTTACACGGGTAGTTCCAAGATCGTGAAAGAGGTTAAAATAAG ATGTCGAGCTTGCGAGGTGCCGAAATTCGAAGACTTGAGGCAAGACGAATGGTACAGAATCGTGGTGCCAACGTTTCTCGTCGGAGCAGGGGACGGATTCGTCCCCTTCAAAAGCTGCGGAAGGAATCACGAGGTCGGATACTTGGACTCGGAACAATTGGCCAATTACATGAAGAAGATCAGCCCGATACTGGTCGGGGAGGATCGTCGGACGatctttttaaacgaaaatgatCCCAACGATCAATGA